A single region of the Streptomyces sp. AM 4-1-1 genome encodes:
- a CDS encoding BlaI/MecI/CopY family transcriptional regulator, whose amino-acid sequence MPRQLGELEDAVMTRVWQWNRPVTVREVLEDLQQERSIAYTTVMTVMDNLHQKGWVRREVEGRAYRYTAVSTRAAYAAALMNEAWSRSDNPAAALVAFFGMMSAEQREALQDAMRVVQPALTQGAAPTEPATPIAPKSDEPADDVTADDPGTRTGTDTSDETVDDAFAEDGR is encoded by the coding sequence GTGCCCCGCCAATTGGGAGAGCTGGAAGACGCCGTCATGACCCGCGTCTGGCAATGGAACCGCCCGGTCACCGTGCGGGAAGTCCTGGAGGACCTTCAACAGGAACGCTCCATCGCCTACACCACCGTCATGACGGTAATGGACAATCTCCATCAGAAGGGCTGGGTCCGCAGGGAAGTCGAAGGCCGGGCCTATCGATATACGGCGGTCTCCACCCGTGCCGCGTACGCGGCCGCACTGATGAACGAAGCCTGGTCCCGCAGTGACAACCCGGCGGCCGCCCTCGTCGCCTTCTTCGGCATGATGTCCGCCGAACAGCGGGAAGCCCTCCAGGACGCCATGCGGGTCGTGCAGCCGGCGTTGACCCAAGGTGCCGCACCCACCGAGCCCGCTACGCCCATCGCCCCGAAGAGTGATGAGCCCGCCGATGACGTCACGGCCGATGATCCGGGTACCCGGACAGGTACTGACACGAGTGATGAGACGGTCGATGACGCGTTCGCGGAGGACGGGCGATAG
- a CDS encoding type III pantothenate kinase: MLLTIDVGNTHTVLGLFDGEEIVEHWRISTDARRTADELAVLLHGLMGTHPLLGEELGDGIDGIAICSTVPAVLHELREVTRRYYGDVPAVLVEPGIKTGVPILMDNPKEVGADRIINAVAAVELYGGPAIVVDFGTATTFDAVSARGEYTGGVIAPGIEISVEALGVKGAQLRKIELARPRSVIGKNTVEAMQSGIIYGFAGQVDGVVARMKKELAAVPEDVTVIATGGLAPMVLGESSVIDEHEPWLTLIGLRLVYERNLARM; this comes from the coding sequence ATGCTGCTCACCATCGACGTCGGAAACACCCACACCGTCCTCGGCCTGTTCGACGGCGAGGAGATCGTCGAGCACTGGCGGATCTCCACCGACGCCCGCCGCACCGCCGACGAGCTGGCCGTGCTGCTGCACGGCCTGATGGGCACGCACCCGCTGCTGGGCGAGGAGCTGGGCGACGGCATCGACGGCATCGCCATCTGCTCCACCGTCCCGGCGGTGCTGCACGAGCTGCGCGAGGTGACCCGCCGCTACTACGGCGACGTCCCGGCCGTCCTCGTCGAACCGGGCATCAAGACGGGCGTCCCGATCCTCATGGACAACCCGAAGGAGGTCGGCGCGGACCGCATCATCAACGCGGTCGCCGCCGTCGAGCTGTACGGGGGTCCGGCCATCGTCGTCGACTTCGGCACCGCCACCACCTTCGACGCGGTCAGCGCCCGGGGCGAGTACACCGGCGGGGTCATCGCCCCCGGCATCGAGATCTCGGTCGAGGCGCTGGGCGTCAAGGGGGCGCAGCTCCGCAAGATCGAGCTGGCCCGGCCGCGCAGCGTGATCGGCAAGAACACCGTCGAGGCCATGCAGTCGGGCATCATCTACGGCTTCGCCGGACAGGTCGACGGGGTCGTGGCACGCATGAAGAAGGAACTGGCCGCCGTCCCCGAGGACGTCACCGTCATCGCCACGGGGGGCCTCGCGCCGATGGTCCTGGGCGAGTCCTCCGTCATCGACGAGCACGAGCCCTGGCTGACGCTCATCGGACTGCGCCTGGTGTACGAGCGGAACCTGGCCCGGATGTGA
- a CDS encoding AAA family ATPase, producing MGDAIWINGPFGGGKTQTAHELRRRLPGSVICDPEHVGFGLHRMLPAGLRGDFQDLAAWRHGVREVLDLALRGHPGTVIVPMTLVGPGHFAEIIGGLRGDGHTVHHFALLADRATVLRRLTERGLGTGLKRESFAVRRLDHCLERLAAPEFAEHIRTDRLPVPRVADRIAASAGLGLVPNTDGPLRHRLRRTWTGIRHIRLD from the coding sequence GTGGGCGACGCGATCTGGATCAACGGGCCGTTCGGCGGCGGGAAGACACAGACGGCGCACGAACTGCGGCGGCGCCTGCCCGGCAGCGTGATCTGCGACCCGGAGCACGTCGGTTTCGGACTGCACCGGATGCTGCCCGCCGGGCTGCGCGGTGACTTCCAGGACCTGGCCGCCTGGCGCCACGGGGTACGGGAAGTGCTGGACCTCGCGCTACGCGGGCACCCCGGCACGGTGATCGTGCCGATGACCCTGGTCGGACCGGGCCACTTCGCGGAGATCATCGGCGGGCTGCGGGGCGACGGCCACACCGTGCACCACTTCGCGCTGCTCGCGGACCGGGCGACGGTGCTGCGCCGGCTGACCGAACGCGGCCTGGGGACCGGCCTGAAGCGGGAGAGCTTCGCCGTACGACGGCTCGACCACTGTCTGGAGCGGCTGGCGGCGCCGGAGTTCGCGGAGCACATCCGTACCGACCGGCTGCCGGTGCCGCGCGTGGCGGACCGGATCGCCGCGTCGGCGGGGCTCGGACTCGTACCGAACACGGACGGCCCGCTGCGGCACCGGCTGCGCCGCACATGGACCGGGATCAGACACATCCGCCTCGACTGA
- a CDS encoding L-aspartate oxidase, whose amino-acid sequence MTGIRLTAPAPGWAIDADVVVVGSGVAGLTTALRCAAAGLATVVVTKARLDDGSTRWAQGGVAAALGDGDTPEQHLEDTLVAGAGLCDETAVRALVTGGPDAVRRLIETGAHFDTTDTGDIALAREGGHHRRRIAHAGGDATGAEISRALVEAVRSAALHTVENALVLDLLTDAEGRTAGVTLHVMGEGQHDGVGAVHAPAVVLATGGMGQVFSATTNPPVSTGDGVALALRAGAEVSDLEFVQFHPTVLFLGADAEGQQPLVSEAVRGEGAHLVDASGTRFMLGQHELAELAPRDIVAKAITRQMRLHGTEHMYLDARHFGTEMWEQRFPTILAACRAHGIDPVTGAIPIAPAAHYASGGIRTDLRGRTTVPGLYACGEVACTGVHGANRLASNSLLEGLVFAERIAADIADDRPRPTRPVDPAQDPTGPAPTPLLAPEARRTIQRIMTTGAGVLRSSGSLAVAAGELDALQRGAALDAEADEPKVAVPGVEAWEVTNLLLVSRVLVAAARAREETRGCHWREDRPDRDDTEWRRHLVVRLTPDRQLVVRRTETAEFPPVRPENR is encoded by the coding sequence GTGACCGGTATACGGCTGACCGCACCCGCCCCCGGCTGGGCCATCGACGCGGACGTGGTGGTGGTCGGTTCCGGCGTCGCCGGTCTGACCACAGCACTGCGCTGCGCGGCGGCCGGACTCGCCACCGTCGTCGTCACGAAGGCACGTCTCGACGACGGTTCGACGCGCTGGGCGCAGGGCGGTGTCGCGGCGGCCCTCGGCGACGGCGACACCCCCGAGCAGCACCTCGAAGACACCCTGGTCGCGGGGGCCGGCCTGTGCGACGAGACGGCGGTGCGGGCACTGGTCACCGGGGGTCCCGACGCCGTCCGGCGCCTCATCGAGACCGGCGCCCACTTCGACACCACGGACACCGGGGACATCGCCCTCGCCCGCGAGGGCGGCCATCACCGCCGTCGCATCGCGCACGCGGGCGGTGACGCGACGGGCGCGGAGATCTCCCGGGCCCTGGTCGAAGCGGTCCGTTCGGCCGCTCTGCACACCGTGGAGAACGCGCTGGTCCTGGACCTGCTGACGGACGCCGAAGGCCGTACGGCGGGTGTCACCCTGCACGTCATGGGCGAGGGGCAGCACGACGGGGTCGGCGCGGTCCACGCCCCCGCGGTCGTCCTGGCGACCGGCGGCATGGGCCAGGTCTTCTCCGCGACCACCAACCCGCCGGTCTCCACCGGGGACGGCGTCGCCCTCGCCCTGCGGGCCGGCGCGGAGGTCTCCGACCTCGAATTCGTCCAGTTCCACCCGACGGTGCTCTTCCTCGGCGCGGACGCCGAGGGCCAGCAGCCGCTGGTCTCCGAGGCGGTACGGGGGGAGGGGGCCCATCTCGTCGACGCCTCCGGCACCCGCTTCATGCTCGGACAGCACGAGCTGGCGGAGCTGGCGCCGCGCGACATCGTCGCGAAGGCCATCACCCGGCAGATGCGGCTGCACGGCACCGAGCACATGTACCTCGACGCCCGCCACTTCGGCACCGAGATGTGGGAACAGCGCTTCCCCACCATCCTGGCGGCCTGCCGGGCGCACGGCATCGACCCGGTGACCGGGGCCATCCCGATCGCCCCGGCCGCCCACTACGCCTCGGGCGGCATCCGCACCGACCTCCGGGGCCGCACCACGGTCCCGGGTCTGTACGCCTGCGGGGAGGTGGCCTGCACGGGTGTGCACGGGGCGAACCGGCTGGCGTCGAACTCCCTCCTGGAGGGTCTGGTCTTCGCCGAGCGCATCGCGGCGGACATCGCCGACGACCGCCCCCGCCCGACCCGTCCGGTGGACCCGGCCCAGGACCCCACCGGGCCCGCGCCCACCCCGCTGCTCGCTCCCGAGGCGCGGCGGACGATCCAGCGGATCATGACCACGGGAGCCGGGGTCCTGCGTTCCTCCGGGAGCCTCGCCGTCGCCGCCGGCGAACTGGACGCCCTCCAGCGCGGCGCCGCGCTCGACGCGGAGGCCGACGAGCCGAAGGTCGCGGTGCCCGGCGTCGAGGCGTGGGAGGTCACCAACCTGCTGCTGGTCTCGCGCGTCCTGGTCGCCGCGGCCCGCGCCCGCGAGGAGACCCGGGGCTGCCACTGGCGCGAGGACCGGCCCGACCGGGACGACACCGAATGGCGCCGCCATCTGGTGGTACGGCTCACGCCCGACCGGCAGTTGGTGGTACGCCGTACGGAGACCGCCGAGTTCCCACCCGTACGCCCCGAGAACCGCTAG
- a CDS encoding DUF2520 domain-containing protein, whose product MNTYAPKEPLDARDRPARLTVGVVGAGRVGPALAASLQLAGHRPVAVSGVSDASVRRAAALLPDVPLVSPAEVLARADLVLLTVPDDALPGLVEGLAETGAIRPGQLLVHTSGRYGTGVLDPARRAGALPLALHPAMTFTGTSVDVQRLAGCSFGVTAPEELRLAAEALVIEMGGEAEWIAEESRPLYHAALALGANHLVTLVAQAMELLRTAGVTAPDRMLGPLLGAALDNALRSGDAALTGPVARGDAGTVAAHIAELRVHAPRSVAGYLAMARTTADRALAHGMLKPELAEDLLDVLADSAGGTGATGGTRATRGTSDTRGTSDTESGGPTDPAARPIDRPTGRPRDTDATPGASGDTDPTPGASDDTDATPGASGDTDPTPGASAPDTDTDSGTENGR is encoded by the coding sequence GTGAACACATACGCACCCAAGGAACCCCTCGACGCGAGGGACCGCCCCGCCCGCCTCACGGTCGGTGTCGTCGGCGCGGGCCGCGTCGGCCCCGCGCTCGCCGCGTCCCTCCAGCTCGCCGGACACCGCCCGGTCGCCGTGTCGGGAGTCTCCGACGCGTCCGTGCGCCGGGCCGCCGCGCTCCTCCCCGACGTACCTCTGGTGTCGCCCGCCGAAGTCCTCGCGCGCGCCGACCTGGTGCTGCTCACGGTCCCCGACGACGCCCTGCCCGGTCTGGTCGAGGGGCTGGCCGAGACCGGCGCGATCCGGCCGGGACAGCTCCTCGTCCACACCTCGGGGCGGTACGGGACCGGGGTCCTCGACCCCGCTCGGCGGGCCGGCGCCCTGCCGCTCGCGCTGCACCCGGCGATGACCTTCACCGGGACGTCCGTCGACGTCCAGCGTCTGGCGGGCTGTTCGTTCGGCGTCACCGCGCCCGAGGAGCTGCGCCTCGCCGCCGAGGCCCTGGTCATCGAGATGGGCGGGGAGGCCGAGTGGATCGCGGAGGAGTCCCGTCCGCTCTACCACGCGGCGCTCGCTCTCGGCGCGAACCACCTGGTCACGCTGGTCGCCCAGGCCATGGAGCTGCTGCGTACGGCCGGGGTCACCGCCCCGGACCGGATGCTCGGCCCGCTTCTCGGCGCCGCGCTCGACAACGCCCTGCGCTCCGGTGACGCCGCGCTGACCGGACCCGTCGCCCGGGGTGACGCGGGCACGGTCGCCGCCCACATCGCCGAGCTGCGTGTCCACGCCCCGCGGTCCGTGGCCGGATACCTCGCGATGGCCCGCACCACCGCCGACCGGGCGCTCGCCCACGGGATGCTCAAGCCGGAGCTGGCGGAAGACCTGCTGGACGTGCTCGCGGACAGCGCGGGCGGTACGGGAGCTACGGGCGGTACGAGAGCTACGAGGGGTACGAGCGATACGAGGGGTACGAGCGATACGGAAAGCGGCGGCCCGACCGACCCGGCCGCCCGCCCGATCGACCGCCCGACCGGGCGGCCCCGCGACACCGACGCCACCCCCGGCGCCTCCGGTGACACCGACCCCACCCCCGGCGCCTCCGACGACACCGACGCCACCCCCGGCGCCTCCGGTGACACCGACCCCACCCCCGGCGCCTCCGCCCCTGACACCGACACCGACTCCGGAACGGAGAACGGCCGATGA
- the panC gene encoding pantoate--beta-alanine ligase, whose protein sequence is MTTAPVTAPATLLRTAAELDALRPPAGARRAVVMTMGALHEGHATLIRTARAAAGPDGQVVVTVFVNPLQFGAGEDLDRYPRTLDADLVVAGAAGADVVLAPSVDEVYPGGEPQVRIAAGPMGERLEGASRPGHFDGMLTVVAKLLHLTRPDTAFFGQKDAQQLALIRRMARDLDFPVEIAGVETVREPDGLALSSRNRFLSAEERRTALALSRALFAARDLLTAPDDPRTSRVPRTPAAVRAAARRVLDEASAGSPPLALDHLALVDPADFTEIPDEGPETPDGRTRRDAVLVVAARVGATRLIDNIPLTFGASS, encoded by the coding sequence ATGACCACCGCCCCCGTCACCGCCCCCGCCACCCTGCTCCGTACCGCCGCCGAGCTGGACGCGCTCCGTCCCCCGGCCGGTGCGCGCCGGGCCGTCGTCATGACGATGGGCGCCCTGCACGAGGGCCACGCCACCCTGATCCGTACCGCTCGCGCCGCCGCGGGCCCGGACGGTCAGGTCGTCGTCACCGTCTTCGTCAACCCGCTCCAGTTCGGCGCGGGCGAAGACCTCGACCGCTACCCGCGCACGCTCGACGCCGACCTCGTCGTCGCGGGCGCGGCCGGCGCGGACGTCGTCCTCGCACCCTCCGTGGACGAGGTCTACCCGGGCGGTGAGCCCCAGGTCAGGATCGCGGCGGGCCCCATGGGCGAACGGCTGGAGGGCGCGTCGCGCCCCGGCCACTTCGACGGGATGCTCACCGTCGTCGCCAAGCTGCTGCACCTCACCCGTCCCGACACCGCGTTCTTCGGGCAGAAGGACGCCCAGCAGCTGGCGCTGATCCGCCGCATGGCCCGTGACCTCGACTTCCCGGTGGAGATCGCCGGGGTGGAGACGGTCCGCGAACCGGACGGCCTGGCGCTCTCCAGCCGCAACCGCTTCCTCTCCGCCGAGGAGCGCCGCACCGCGCTCGCGCTGTCCCGGGCCCTGTTCGCGGCCCGCGACCTGCTCACGGCACCGGACGACCCCCGTACCTCCCGCGTTCCCCGTACCCCGGCGGCCGTACGGGCCGCCGCGCGCCGGGTGCTCGACGAAGCGTCCGCCGGTTCGCCGCCGCTCGCGCTGGACCACCTGGCCCTGGTGGACCCGGCGGACTTCACCGAGATCCCCGACGAGGGCCCGGAGACCCCCGACGGGCGGACCCGTCGTGACGCCGTCCTGGTCGTCGCCGCCCGGGTGGGCGCCACCCGACTCATCGACAACATCCCACTGACCTTCGGAGCCTCGTCGTGA
- a CDS encoding beta-eliminating lyase-related protein, translated as MADTDRTAGAASRTATGTTAGAVGGTGNEPGTGAGNGTESGTESGTGPEDDGRLRRITAWRRADRILARPSPDRTLGEQLAELAASAGTVTDLDLPADIYGDGVVAELEERVAELLGTEAAAFFPTGTMAQQVALRCWAGRTGDPTVALHPLAHPEVHERGAFGALSGLRTVHPTSEPRLPTAEEVRGFAEPFGTLMLELPLRDAGFVLPEWSELTAVVAAARERDAVVHFDGARIWECAPHFGRGLPEIAALADSVYVSFYKTLGGLSGAALAGPESLVEEARTWRHRYGGKLFQQYPAAVSALLGLARELPRLASYVARAKVVAGALAEGFTDSAVPWARVHPEPPHTHQFRVWLPYGTDVLDEASVRQAEETGVALFRRWYPAATGPPGVSFTEVTVAEAGLEWTARDVRAAVSEFAKRLV; from the coding sequence ATGGCAGACACGGACAGGACGGCCGGGGCGGCAAGCCGGACGGCAACCGGAACGACGGCCGGAGCGGTCGGCGGGACGGGGAACGAGCCAGGGACCGGGGCAGGGAACGGGACGGAGAGCGGGACGGAGAGCGGGACCGGTCCGGAGGACGACGGGCGGCTGCGCCGGATCACCGCCTGGCGCCGGGCCGATCGCATACTGGCCCGTCCCTCCCCCGACCGGACACTCGGTGAACAGCTCGCCGAGCTGGCCGCGAGCGCCGGTACGGTCACCGATCTCGACCTGCCCGCCGACATCTACGGCGACGGTGTCGTCGCCGAGCTGGAGGAACGCGTCGCGGAGCTGCTGGGCACGGAGGCAGCGGCGTTCTTCCCGACCGGGACGATGGCACAGCAGGTCGCGCTGAGGTGCTGGGCGGGACGTACCGGCGATCCGACGGTGGCCCTGCACCCGCTCGCCCACCCGGAGGTGCACGAGCGCGGCGCGTTCGGCGCGCTGAGCGGGCTGCGCACGGTCCATCCGACGTCCGAGCCCCGGCTGCCCACGGCGGAGGAGGTACGCGGCTTCGCCGAACCGTTCGGCACGCTGATGCTGGAGCTGCCGCTGCGTGACGCCGGTTTCGTACTGCCGGAGTGGTCGGAGCTGACGGCCGTCGTGGCGGCGGCCCGCGAGCGGGACGCGGTGGTGCACTTCGACGGCGCGCGCATCTGGGAGTGCGCGCCCCACTTCGGGCGTGGGCTGCCGGAGATCGCGGCGCTCGCGGACAGTGTGTACGTGTCCTTCTACAAGACGCTGGGCGGGCTCTCCGGGGCAGCGCTCGCCGGGCCCGAGTCGCTGGTCGAGGAGGCGAGGACCTGGCGGCACCGGTACGGCGGCAAACTCTTCCAGCAGTACCCGGCGGCGGTCTCGGCGCTGCTCGGTCTGGCGCGCGAGCTGCCACGGCTGGCGTCGTACGTGGCACGGGCGAAGGTGGTGGCGGGGGCGCTCGCCGAGGGCTTCACCGATTCGGCGGTGCCCTGGGCCCGGGTGCACCCGGAGCCGCCGCACACGCATCAGTTCCGGGTGTGGCTGCCGTACGGGACGGACGTGCTGGACGAGGCGTCGGTGCGCCAGGCCGAGGAGACCGGCGTGGCCCTCTTCCGGAGGTGGTATCCGGCGGCCACGGGTCCGCCCGGTGTGTCGTTCACCGAGGTGACGGTGGCGGAGGCCGGGCTGGAGTGGACCGCGCGGGACGTACGAGCGGCGGTGTCGGAGTTCGCGAAGCGGCTCGTGTGA
- a CDS encoding response regulator transcription factor produces the protein MAIRVMLVDDQMLLRTGFRMVLAAQPDMEVVAEAGDGAEAIEVLRSTAVDVVLMDVRMPRLDGVEATRRICAAPDAPRVLILTTFDLDEYAFSGLKAGASGFMLKDVPPAELLAAIRSVHSGDAVVAPSTTRRLLDRFSPMLPSGRDRPPEHVDKLTDREREVMLLVAQGLSNGEIAARLVLSEATVKTHVGRILTKLRLRDRVQVVVLAYESGLVRAGGGAG, from the coding sequence ATGGCGATCCGCGTGATGCTCGTCGACGACCAGATGCTGTTGCGTACCGGCTTCCGGATGGTGCTCGCCGCCCAGCCGGACATGGAGGTCGTCGCCGAGGCGGGGGACGGCGCGGAGGCGATCGAGGTCCTGCGGTCCACGGCGGTCGACGTGGTGCTGATGGACGTACGGATGCCGAGGCTGGACGGGGTGGAGGCCACCCGCCGCATCTGCGCGGCGCCGGACGCGCCGAGGGTGCTCATCCTGACCACGTTCGACCTGGACGAGTACGCGTTCTCCGGGCTGAAGGCGGGGGCCAGCGGCTTCATGCTCAAGGACGTGCCGCCCGCCGAACTGCTCGCCGCGATCCGCTCCGTGCACAGCGGTGACGCGGTCGTCGCGCCGTCCACCACACGTCGGCTGCTCGACCGCTTCTCGCCGATGCTGCCGAGCGGCAGGGACCGACCGCCCGAGCACGTCGACAAGCTGACCGACCGTGAGCGCGAGGTGATGCTGCTGGTGGCGCAGGGCCTGTCCAACGGCGAGATCGCGGCTCGGCTGGTGCTGTCGGAGGCGACGGTGAAGACCCATGTGGGCCGCATCCTGACCAAGCTGCGACTGCGCGACCGGGTGCAGGTCGTCGTCCTCGCGTACGAGTCGGGCCTGGTCAGGGCGGGCGGCGGCGCGGGCTGA
- a CDS encoding amino-acid N-acetyltransferase has protein sequence MSSELPHTDFHTEPSVNNVTVTVRRARTSDVPSVRRLLDGYVQEGILLDKATVTLYEDIQEFWVAERDEDAGVIGCGALHVMWEDLAEVRTLAVDPGIKGSGVGHHVLDKLLRTARWLGVRRVFCLTFEVDFFAKHGFVEIGETPVDGDVYSELLRSYDEGVAEFLGLERVKPNTLGNSRMLLHL, from the coding sequence ATGTCCTCAGAGCTACCGCATACCGATTTCCATACCGAACCGTCGGTTAATAACGTGACCGTCACTGTCCGACGGGCCAGGACGAGCGATGTCCCATCGGTACGCCGTCTCCTCGACGGCTACGTACAGGAAGGCATCCTGCTCGACAAAGCGACCGTGACGCTTTACGAGGACATCCAGGAGTTCTGGGTGGCGGAACGCGACGAGGACGCCGGGGTCATCGGCTGCGGGGCACTGCACGTGATGTGGGAAGACCTCGCCGAAGTGCGCACTCTTGCCGTCGACCCCGGGATCAAGGGCTCCGGAGTGGGCCATCACGTGCTCGACAAGTTGCTGCGGACCGCGCGGTGGCTCGGTGTGCGCCGGGTTTTCTGTCTCACCTTCGAAGTCGACTTCTTCGCGAAGCACGGGTTCGTCGAGATCGGAGAGACACCGGTCGACGGAGATGTCTACAGTGAGCTGCTGCGTTCCTATGACGAGGGCGTCGCGGAGTTCCTGGGTCTCGAACGGGTGAAGCCGAACACCTTGGGCAACAGCCGGATGCTTCTGCACCTGTGA
- the nadC gene encoding carboxylating nicotinate-nucleotide diphosphorylase, translating to MSTPEENPRPTPVDVPLIQIGVPASSAGGCGDGCGCGGEDGYGPDDLECGLDPALAQLLADAGLDPVQVEDIAHVAIEEDLDGGVDVTTVATVPEDAVATGDFTAREAGVVAGLRVAEAVLSIVCTDTFEVERHVEDGERVAPGQKLLTVTTRTRDLLTGERGALNLLCRLSGIATATRAWADVLDGTKAEVRDTRKTTPGLRALEKYAVRCGGGVNHRMSLTDAALVKDNHVIAAGGVAEAFQRVRDAFPELPVEVEVDTMQQVREVLDAGADLILLDNFTPTETAEAVALVGGRAVLESSGRLTLATARAYADAGVDYLAVGALTHSSPILDIGLDFRDTAPDATTDSTTGTDSDAIPGGATA from the coding sequence GTGAGCACGCCCGAAGAGAATCCGCGCCCCACGCCCGTGGACGTACCGCTGATCCAGATCGGCGTGCCCGCCTCGTCCGCGGGCGGCTGCGGTGACGGCTGCGGCTGCGGCGGGGAGGACGGCTACGGGCCGGACGACCTGGAGTGCGGTCTCGACCCCGCCCTCGCCCAGCTCCTCGCCGACGCCGGACTGGACCCCGTCCAGGTCGAGGACATCGCGCACGTCGCCATCGAGGAGGACCTGGACGGCGGTGTGGACGTCACGACCGTCGCCACCGTCCCCGAGGACGCCGTCGCCACCGGCGACTTCACCGCCCGTGAGGCGGGCGTGGTGGCCGGACTGCGCGTCGCCGAGGCCGTCCTGTCCATCGTCTGCACGGACACGTTCGAGGTCGAGCGGCATGTCGAGGACGGCGAGCGCGTCGCCCCCGGCCAGAAGCTGCTGACCGTCACCACCCGCACCCGCGACCTGCTGACCGGCGAGCGCGGCGCACTCAACCTGCTCTGCCGCCTCTCCGGCATCGCGACCGCCACCCGCGCCTGGGCCGACGTGCTCGACGGTACGAAGGCCGAGGTCCGCGACACCCGCAAGACCACCCCGGGACTGCGCGCGCTGGAGAAGTACGCGGTGCGCTGCGGCGGTGGCGTCAACCACCGGATGTCGCTCACCGACGCCGCGCTGGTGAAGGACAACCACGTCATCGCGGCGGGCGGTGTCGCCGAGGCGTTCCAGCGGGTCCGCGACGCGTTCCCCGAGCTGCCGGTCGAGGTCGAGGTCGACACCATGCAGCAGGTCCGTGAGGTCCTGGACGCGGGTGCGGACCTGATCCTGCTCGACAACTTCACCCCCACCGAGACGGCGGAGGCAGTCGCACTCGTCGGCGGCCGGGCCGTCCTGGAGTCCTCGGGCCGGCTCACCCTCGCCACCGCCCGTGCCTACGCCGATGCGGGCGTCGACTACCTCGCGGTGGGCGCCCTCACCCACTCCTCGCCGATCCTCGACATCGGCCTGGACTTCCGGGACACGGCCCCCGACGCGACGACCGACTCGACCACCGGCACGGACTCCGACGCGATCCCCGGCGGGGCGACCGCCTGA
- a CDS encoding DUF5937 family protein, with protein sequence MNIDIADLSPEHIVFETSPLAELGLALHALAEPGHHPGLNSWATATAAALEPELADRMHEAEFLWRNTFSDVFMPFAGIHGGDGRTGATLAEDLDILDRLDDERFVAAALEFTCASLYGNGAPSPLVDPVTRARALDLAAARGAVQLEFSERLLDDPASVRRWVRRLFEDCDQAFFADTWQRVQLQLTADARHKTEVLRHKGLDEALRAVSSALSIDEDARTIMVDKLTEGRTTATAPGVREGVTLIPSTFGWPHLMVLHAPDWRPVIHYPVHRPDLPPPASVEQLQLRMEALAHPMRMRLCRNLARSPYTTGELADSHSITAPEVSRHLAVLKKAGLVTTRRRGRYVLHQLDLTAVARIGSDFLEGVLR encoded by the coding sequence GTGAACATCGACATCGCGGATCTGTCCCCCGAGCACATCGTCTTCGAGACCTCGCCCCTCGCCGAGCTGGGGCTGGCCCTGCACGCGCTCGCCGAGCCGGGGCACCACCCGGGCCTGAACAGCTGGGCCACCGCCACCGCCGCCGCGCTGGAACCGGAGCTGGCCGACCGGATGCACGAGGCGGAGTTCCTGTGGCGGAACACCTTCTCCGACGTGTTCATGCCGTTCGCCGGAATCCACGGCGGCGACGGCAGAACCGGGGCCACCCTCGCGGAGGACCTGGACATCCTCGACCGGCTGGACGACGAGCGGTTCGTCGCCGCCGCCCTGGAGTTCACCTGCGCCAGCCTCTACGGGAACGGAGCGCCGTCCCCGCTCGTCGACCCGGTGACGCGCGCCCGCGCGCTCGACCTCGCCGCCGCCCGTGGGGCCGTGCAGCTGGAGTTCAGCGAGCGGCTGCTGGACGACCCCGCTTCGGTACGCCGCTGGGTTCGGCGTCTCTTCGAGGACTGCGACCAGGCGTTCTTCGCGGACACCTGGCAGCGCGTCCAGCTCCAGCTGACCGCCGACGCCCGGCACAAGACGGAGGTGCTGCGGCACAAGGGGCTCGACGAGGCGCTGCGGGCGGTCTCCTCCGCGCTGTCGATCGACGAGGACGCACGGACGATCATGGTCGACAAGCTGACCGAGGGCCGGACCACCGCGACCGCCCCGGGTGTCCGCGAGGGGGTCACGCTCATTCCGTCCACGTTCGGCTGGCCGCATCTGATGGTGCTGCACGCCCCGGACTGGCGGCCGGTGATCCACTACCCCGTGCACCGCCCCGATCTGCCGCCCCCCGCCTCCGTGGAACAGCTCCAGCTGCGGATGGAGGCGCTGGCCCACCCGATGCGGATGCGTCTGTGCCGCAACCTCGCCCGTTCCCCGTACACCACCGGAGAACTCGCCGACTCGCACAGCATCACCGCCCCCGAGGTGTCCCGGCACCTGGCGGTCCTGAAGAAGGCCGGTCTGGTCACGACACGGCGGCGCGGCCGGTACGTCCTGCACCAGCTGGACCTGACGGCCGTGGCGCGGATCGGCAGCGACTTCCTGGAGGGAGTGCTCCGGTGA